A genomic segment from Flavobacterium sp. 9R encodes:
- a CDS encoding SCO family protein, with amino-acid sequence MKLLLFNHKKTRVLLNRSSILALPLLLFFLSLQSCQKKESVVKEKPISDLSIYNLPSQWTSQEGQNMEMKDLKGKVLVMVMIYTSCKAACPRLVADMRNIESRLPNKIKDKVQLILVSIDPKVDTPKRLKAFAIENKMDAKPWLFLRSSEENTREFAAVLAVNYKKVSPIDFSHSNIISVFNTQGELVFQQEGLGVNSDATVTKIIEEAK; translated from the coding sequence ATGAAATTATTGTTATTCAATCACAAAAAAACGAGGGTGTTATTGAACCGATCCTCTATTTTAGCATTACCTCTTCTATTGTTTTTTCTTTCTTTGCAAAGTTGTCAAAAAAAGGAGTCTGTTGTCAAAGAAAAACCAATTTCAGATTTGTCTATCTATAATTTGCCTTCACAATGGACCTCACAAGAGGGTCAAAATATGGAGATGAAAGATTTAAAAGGCAAAGTTTTGGTTATGGTCATGATTTACACCTCCTGTAAAGCAGCTTGCCCTAGACTCGTTGCCGATATGAGAAACATAGAAAGTCGCTTACCAAACAAAATTAAAGACAAGGTGCAACTCATTTTGGTGAGTATTGATCCAAAAGTGGATACTCCAAAACGATTAAAGGCTTTTGCAATAGAAAATAAAATGGATGCCAAACCATGGCTTTTTCTTAGGTCTTCTGAAGAGAATACCCGTGAGTTTGCCGCAGTATTAGCCGTTAATTACAAAAAAGTTTCTCCTATAGATTTCTCTCATTCTAATATTATTAGTGTGTTTAATACTCAAGGTGAACTTGTTTTTCAGCAAGAAGGGCTTGGGGTTAATTCAGATGCTACAGTGACTAAAATAATTGAGGAAGCAAAATAG
- a CDS encoding formylglycine-generating enzyme family protein → MISFKKIFIFILFFIDYTFYAQNVKMATINRGAFVPLYGTTSKKPVQVASFSIDIYPVTNAQYLAFVKKNPAYSRSQMKALFADKSYLYQWQGDYNYGKNNLENAPVTNVSWFAAKKYCECQGKRLPTMDEWEYVAMADEKRIDARAKEEFNKYIMSWYEKPKTYLNPIGKTYKNYWGVYDMHGLVWEWTADFNSIFLSGESRKDKATDKNLFCGSGSVNATDLMNYAAFMRYAFRGSLKANYTTKNLGFRCAKDK, encoded by the coding sequence ATGATATCCTTTAAAAAAATATTTATCTTCATTTTATTCTTCATTGATTATACTTTTTATGCTCAAAATGTAAAAATGGCTACCATAAATAGGGGGGCTTTTGTCCCCCTCTATGGTACAACTTCAAAAAAACCAGTACAAGTAGCTTCTTTTAGTATCGATATATATCCAGTTACCAATGCGCAATATCTTGCATTTGTAAAAAAAAATCCAGCCTATAGTCGTTCTCAAATGAAAGCCCTTTTTGCCGACAAAAGTTATCTCTATCAATGGCAAGGTGATTATAATTATGGTAAAAATAACTTGGAAAACGCTCCTGTGACTAATGTTTCTTGGTTTGCTGCCAAAAAATATTGCGAGTGTCAAGGGAAACGATTGCCTACTATGGACGAATGGGAATATGTTGCTATGGCTGATGAAAAACGTATCGATGCCCGTGCCAAAGAGGAGTTTAATAAATACATTATGTCTTGGTACGAAAAACCCAAAACCTATTTAAATCCGATAGGGAAAACCTATAAAAATTATTGGGGAGTGTATGATATGCATGGTTTGGTTTGGGAATGGACAGCCGACTTCAACAGTATTTTTCTTTCTGGTGAGTCTCGAAAAGATAAAGCTACCGATAAAAATCTCTTTTGCGGAAGCGGTTCGGTAAATGCTACCGATTTGATGAATTATGCCGCTTTTATGCGTTACGCTTTTAGGGGGAGCCTCAAGGCAAATTATACAACTAAGAATTTAGGTTTTAGATGTGCTAAAGATAAGTAG
- the nirK gene encoding copper-containing nitrite reductase, which translates to MKTKLNIQKHFIWFPFFILGLLIFSSCSKKENGVNDYQDIIVEGQKEAELTAPPFVPKPIGDRSATKLVVNMEIKEEEGEMVDGVKYTYWTFGGSVPGSFIRTRVGDEVEFHLKNHPDNKMPHNIDLHAVTGPGGGATSSLVAPGHEKVFNFKTINPGLYVYHCATAPVGMHIANGMYGLILVEPEGGLPPVDKEYYIMQGDFYTKGAYGEQGSQPFDMNKAIKEQPDYVVFNGKVGAVAGDKAITAKVGETVRIFMGNGGPNLVSSFHIIGEIFDKVHIEGGDLINENVQTTLIPAGGSAIVEFKVDVPGTFILVDHSIFRAFNKGALGMLKVEGEEKKTIYSGTTQEGIYLPEGGTIQNMPKENGASKKVVAKNVPEQIKSGKELYGRTCFACHQSEGQGVPNAFPPLAKSDFLNANTERAIGAVLNGLSGEITVNGKKFNNVMTSQNLTDEEVADVLTYVYNSWGNNKTVVTAAKVKTVRAKPTPKPVASH; encoded by the coding sequence ATGAAAACCAAATTAAATATTCAAAAACATTTCATCTGGTTCCCTTTTTTTATATTGGGATTGTTAATTTTTTCTTCCTGTTCCAAAAAAGAAAATGGAGTTAACGATTACCAAGATATAATAGTTGAAGGACAAAAAGAGGCAGAGTTAACCGCACCACCATTTGTACCTAAGCCCATAGGTGATAGATCCGCAACAAAACTAGTTGTGAATATGGAAATTAAAGAAGAAGAAGGCGAAATGGTCGATGGTGTAAAATATACTTATTGGACATTTGGAGGATCTGTTCCCGGAAGTTTTATACGAACTAGAGTTGGTGATGAGGTAGAATTTCATTTGAAAAACCACCCCGATAATAAAATGCCGCATAATATTGATTTGCATGCGGTGACAGGTCCTGGTGGAGGAGCGACCTCTTCACTAGTGGCTCCAGGTCATGAAAAAGTTTTCAATTTTAAAACAATAAATCCTGGGTTATATGTCTATCATTGTGCTACAGCTCCAGTTGGTATGCATATTGCCAACGGTATGTATGGTTTGATATTGGTGGAACCCGAAGGGGGATTACCTCCAGTAGACAAAGAATATTACATCATGCAAGGAGACTTTTATACCAAAGGTGCTTATGGAGAACAGGGATCTCAGCCTTTTGATATGAATAAAGCAATAAAGGAACAGCCAGATTATGTTGTTTTTAACGGAAAAGTGGGAGCAGTGGCTGGAGATAAGGCAATTACGGCTAAAGTAGGAGAAACCGTTAGGATTTTTATGGGAAATGGAGGTCCTAATTTGGTGTCTTCTTTTCATATTATAGGTGAAATATTTGACAAAGTGCATATTGAAGGGGGAGATTTGATTAACGAAAATGTCCAAACAACACTAATTCCAGCTGGTGGCTCGGCTATAGTAGAATTTAAAGTAGATGTTCCTGGAACTTTTATTTTGGTAGATCATTCTATTTTCAGAGCCTTCAACAAAGGCGCTTTGGGGATGTTGAAAGTTGAAGGAGAGGAGAAGAAAACAATTTATTCGGGAACTACACAAGAGGGAATATATCTACCAGAAGGAGGAACTATTCAAAATATGCCAAAAGAAAATGGAGCCTCCAAGAAAGTGGTAGCTAAGAATGTTCCTGAGCAAATTAAATCAGGTAAAGAATTGTACGGTAGAACCTGTTTTGCTTGTCATCAGTCCGAAGGACAAGGAGTTCCTAATGCATTTCCTCCATTGGCAAAATCTGATTTCTTAAACGCAAATACAGAAAGAGCAATCGGTGCTGTATTAAACGGTTTAAGTGGAGAAATTACTGTGAATGGTAAAAAATTTAATAATGTTATGACTAGTCAAAACTTAACAGATGAAGAAGTAGCTGATGTTTTGACATACGTATATAACAGTTGGGGAAATAATAAAACAGTGGTAACGGCTGCAAAAGTAAAAACGGTAAGAGCTAAACCAACACCAAAACCAGTTGCATCGCATTAA
- a CDS encoding cytochrome c oxidase subunit 3: MDRLKINYQNFYYPPGGILMWIIIFLELITFGIALVAFAYYGNENTAIFHQSRMQLNTTFGIINTVFLLTSGFFMANAVHLYKNNEIQKSSMFFQLAMLGGVLFLILKGTEYYQKIESGISLDTNLFYTFYWLLTGFHVIHVIVGLIILVWINYLMTKKNSATTLEDVEASAAFWHLCDLIWLLLFPIIYTLF; this comes from the coding sequence ATGGATAGATTAAAAATAAATTATCAGAATTTCTACTATCCACCGGGAGGAATTCTAATGTGGATAATCATTTTTTTGGAACTCATCACTTTTGGGATTGCATTGGTAGCATTTGCGTATTACGGAAATGAAAACACGGCTATTTTTCATCAATCAAGAATGCAGTTAAACACTACTTTTGGAATAATAAATACGGTATTTTTATTAACAAGTGGATTTTTTATGGCAAATGCTGTGCATCTATATAAGAACAATGAAATTCAAAAATCGTCAATGTTTTTTCAATTGGCTATGTTGGGAGGCGTTTTGTTCTTGATACTTAAGGGGACAGAGTATTATCAAAAAATAGAAAGTGGTATTTCATTAGATACCAATCTGTTTTATACTTTTTATTGGTTATTGACTGGATTCCATGTAATTCATGTTATCGTTGGATTAATAATTTTGGTTTGGATAAATTACTTGATGACCAAGAAAAATTCAGCTACTACACTTGAGGATGTTGAAGCAAGTGCCGCTTTTTGGCATCTTTGCGATCTGATTTGGTTGTTATTATTTCCAATTATTTACACACTTTTTTGA